One genomic window of Phycisphaerales bacterium includes the following:
- a CDS encoding glutathione peroxidase produces the protein MTRRTLTRAGTAIGLGLLIGIAGCSGDGNGHDDDSMRSTSQQSATHDRPDQERADQEQTAMTGTQQSGPSVRGVRFEMADGSLATMDEFQGRVVLVVNTASRCGLTPQVGQLETLQQANAGKPFTVLAFPSASFNQEPLASAEAASFCADMGATYPVAAKVDVKGESAHPLFATLSEQGGEPTWNFTKYLVDKDGNVVARFDPRTEPTSAEIQSAIDAALRG, from the coding sequence ATGACCCGCAGGACTCTCACGCGTGCCGGAACGGCGATCGGCCTCGGACTGCTGATCGGCATCGCCGGCTGCTCGGGCGACGGCAACGGCCACGACGACGATTCGATGCGTTCGACCAGCCAGCAGTCCGCCACCCACGACCGGCCCGACCAGGAGCGTGCCGACCAGGAGCAAACCGCCATGACCGGAACCCAGCAGTCTGGCCCCTCCGTCCGCGGCGTCCGATTCGAGATGGCCGACGGCTCGCTCGCGACGATGGACGAGTTCCAGGGCCGGGTGGTCCTCGTCGTCAACACCGCCAGCCGCTGCGGCCTGACGCCCCAGGTCGGCCAGCTCGAGACGCTGCAGCAGGCCAACGCCGGCAAGCCCTTCACCGTGCTCGCCTTCCCGAGCGCAAGCTTCAACCAGGAGCCCCTCGCGTCGGCCGAGGCCGCCAGCTTCTGCGCCGACATGGGCGCGACCTACCCCGTCGCCGCGAAGGTCGACGTGAAGGGCGAGAGCGCCCACCCGCTCTTCGCCACGCTCAGCGAGCAGGGCGGCGAGCCGACCTGGAACTTCACCAAGTACCTCGTCGACAAGGACGGCAACGTCGTCGCGCGGTTCGACCCCAGGACCGAGCCGACATCCGCCGAGATCCAGTCGGCGATCGACGCGGCGCTGCGGGGCTAG
- a CDS encoding GC-type dockerin domain-anchored protein, translating to MPELRPCFLASAALLASASCGLAQTAIEWASAVDGDFGVPTNWSPAFVPGVLDTAVLGRSGPYVVSTDGGELASVEMPNAEATLGLDSGRTLVLTGAPGPGDPRTVSGTGTLVVNREAAAGGATLILHRGTVMTGVIRLNGFDVDAASLRTDGDGPPPVLAGVVSGRGQLQDDFALTGSLDATGAGDVLRVDRATIVLSPTAIVRANAGGAILLTQTTMQGGVFDGGNGGGLDANGGAIADAEFLNRWIMPHGARLQLQGLVDGGGTIVVNDRPGGQRTSLELAQAATIEVAVVLNGPEDSSDARLVGPASGAPPVMLGEVTGAGQLVGRLELAGRLAPSAGDGSPDSSIGTLVPRSADHTITATARTEIDVAGTADDAFDRIAGQGTIRLGGTLAVAFADGFAPAPGDRFEIVSATSIEGTFDAVDLGSVGSAGPAHLVYAGDSVTVVACAADRDGDGELTIFDFLGFQNQFDAGDAQADLDRDGLLTIFDFLAFQNRFDAGCG from the coding sequence ATGCCCGAGCTTCGTCCATGCTTTCTAGCCTCGGCGGCGCTCCTGGCGTCCGCCTCGTGTGGCCTTGCACAGACCGCCATCGAGTGGGCCAGCGCCGTCGACGGTGACTTTGGCGTGCCGACTAACTGGTCGCCGGCGTTCGTACCCGGCGTGCTCGACACGGCCGTGCTCGGTCGTTCGGGGCCATACGTGGTCTCCACGGACGGCGGCGAGCTCGCCTCGGTCGAGATGCCCAACGCTGAGGCGACGCTGGGGCTGGACAGCGGAAGAACACTGGTGCTGACCGGCGCCCCCGGCCCGGGCGACCCGCGCACGGTCTCGGGCACGGGCACGCTGGTGGTGAACCGGGAGGCCGCCGCGGGCGGGGCCACGCTTATCCTCCACCGCGGCACCGTGATGACGGGCGTGATCCGGCTCAACGGCTTCGACGTCGATGCCGCGAGCCTCCGCACCGATGGCGACGGCCCGCCGCCCGTGCTCGCCGGCGTGGTATCCGGCCGCGGCCAGCTCCAGGACGACTTCGCTCTGACTGGGTCCCTCGACGCGACCGGTGCGGGCGACGTCCTCCGCGTCGACCGCGCCACGATCGTGCTGTCGCCGACCGCGATCGTCCGGGCCAACGCCGGGGGCGCCATCCTGCTCACGCAGACCACGATGCAGGGCGGCGTCTTCGACGGTGGCAATGGCGGGGGCCTCGACGCAAACGGCGGCGCCATCGCCGACGCCGAATTCCTGAACCGGTGGATCATGCCCCACGGGGCCCGTCTCCAACTGCAGGGCCTCGTCGATGGCGGCGGAACCATCGTCGTCAACGACCGCCCGGGCGGGCAGCGAACCAGCCTGGAGCTGGCCCAAGCCGCGACGATAGAGGTCGCCGTGGTGCTGAACGGCCCCGAAGACTCAAGCGATGCCCGGCTGGTGGGACCCGCCTCGGGCGCGCCGCCAGTGATGCTGGGCGAGGTCACCGGAGCGGGCCAGCTCGTGGGGCGCTTGGAGCTGGCCGGCAGGCTGGCACCGAGCGCGGGCGACGGCTCGCCCGATTCGTCCATCGGCACGCTCGTCCCCAGGAGCGCCGATCACACGATCACCGCGACGGCGCGCACGGAGATCGACGTCGCGGGAACGGCCGACGACGCGTTCGACCGCATCGCCGGCCAGGGCACGATCCGGCTCGGCGGCACGCTCGCGGTTGCCTTCGCCGACGGCTTCGCACCAGCGCCCGGCGACCGCTTCGAGATCGTGAGCGCGACGAGCATCGAGGGTACGTTCGACGCGGTCGACCTCGGCTCGGTCGGTAGCGCCGGCCCGGCCCACCTGGTGTACGCGGGCGACTCGGTCACCGTCGTCGCGTGCGCCGCCGACCGCGATGGCGACGGCGAGCTGACCATCTTCGACTTTCTGGGCTTCCAGAACCAGTTCGACGCCGGCGACGCGCAGGCCGATCTGGACCGTGATGGATTGTTGACGATCTTCGACTTCCTGGCGTTCCAGAATCGCTTCGATGCAGGGTGCGGGTGA
- a CDS encoding type II secretion system F family protein, translating into MPTFRYQAVDANGQAVIGTLAGASEAAILGELAERSLVPVEVTAQKPRASFRKKGLGPRQLATAYQQVADLLRAGVPLMRAITLLARGKSKPRRAEIFRQLAEGVSRGEELADAMAAQEGVFPQTHVAMVRAGEKGGSLEPVLVRLAGMVKAQAELRAKLFGALAYPAVLVFVGVGVLGLIFGLFLPMFGDVLEQVDPMPPITVALFAISAAVTSKGPITAIVLAVLAAIAWRLSKRPDVSRAIAVAKTRAPVLGPLVRSIAVARFCRTFGTMLANGVPVLAAMRIAEDAAGNVLLKEAVAEAGEAVKAGEPLAGPLGVSGLFDEDVVEMISVGESANNLADVLETIAETIESRVERLLSTAVALVGPVMLLSLAVVVAFVAIGLILPMLELSDVS; encoded by the coding sequence ATGCCCACCTTCCGCTACCAGGCCGTCGACGCGAACGGGCAGGCCGTGATCGGCACGCTCGCGGGGGCCAGCGAGGCGGCCATCCTCGGCGAGCTGGCCGAGCGGAGCCTGGTGCCCGTCGAGGTCACCGCCCAGAAGCCCAGGGCTTCATTCCGCAAGAAGGGCCTGGGCCCCCGCCAGCTCGCCACGGCATACCAGCAGGTCGCCGACCTCCTGCGCGCGGGCGTGCCGCTCATGCGCGCCATCACGCTGCTGGCCCGCGGCAAGAGCAAGCCGCGCCGGGCCGAGATCTTCCGGCAGCTCGCCGAGGGGGTCAGCCGGGGCGAGGAACTCGCCGACGCGATGGCCGCCCAGGAGGGCGTCTTCCCGCAGACGCACGTCGCGATGGTGCGCGCGGGCGAGAAGGGCGGGAGCCTCGAGCCGGTGCTGGTGCGACTGGCGGGCATGGTCAAGGCCCAGGCCGAGCTGCGGGCCAAGCTGTTCGGCGCGCTCGCCTACCCGGCGGTGCTGGTGTTCGTGGGCGTGGGCGTGCTGGGGCTGATCTTCGGCCTGTTCCTGCCCATGTTCGGCGACGTGCTCGAGCAGGTCGACCCGATGCCGCCCATTACCGTCGCGCTGTTCGCCATCAGCGCCGCCGTCACGAGCAAGGGGCCGATCACCGCCATCGTGCTCGCGGTGCTGGCGGCCATCGCGTGGCGGCTGAGCAAGCGGCCGGACGTCTCGCGCGCCATCGCCGTCGCCAAGACGCGGGCCCCGGTGCTCGGGCCGCTGGTGCGGTCGATCGCCGTCGCGCGCTTCTGCCGGACGTTCGGGACGATGCTGGCCAACGGCGTGCCCGTGCTGGCGGCCATGCGGATCGCCGAGGACGCCGCCGGCAACGTGCTCTTGAAGGAGGCGGTCGCCGAGGCGGGCGAGGCGGTGAAGGCGGGCGAGCCGCTGGCGGGCCCGCTGGGCGTCAGCGGGCTGTTCGACGAGGACGTGGTCGAGATGATCTCGGTGGGCGAGAGCGCCAACAACCTGGCCGACGTGCTCGAGACCATCGCCGAGACGATCGAGTCGCGGGTCGAGCGGCTGCTATCGACGGCGGTGGCGCTGGTGGGCCCGGTGATGCTGCTGTCGCTGGCAGTGGTGGTGGCGTTTGTGGCTATCGGACTCATCTTGCCGATGCTGGAGCTGAGCGACGTCAGCTGA
- the gspG gene encoding type II secretion system major pseudopilin GspG, with protein sequence MQTRSHTTTERGGQRRKPMAAKTLRRRAFSLIEIMIVLAIIVMISGLVGFALLSRRDEAKVNEAEIKINTLKGALLDFNRRYGRYPTEDEGLAVLWSSSTVDPELEDQWSESVSESMPNDPWGNPWEYNPEGLRREGYYDLSSNGPDGEPETEDDIYAWAEDEDGMGSSEGLAPPPAG encoded by the coding sequence ATGCAGACCCGATCGCACACCACGACCGAACGTGGCGGCCAGCGCCGCAAGCCCATGGCCGCGAAGACCTTGCGTCGGCGGGCCTTCTCGCTGATCGAGATCATGATCGTGCTGGCCATCATCGTGATGATCAGCGGCCTGGTGGGCTTCGCCCTGCTCAGCCGCCGCGACGAGGCCAAGGTGAACGAGGCCGAGATCAAGATCAACACGCTCAAGGGCGCCCTGCTCGACTTTAACCGCCGTTACGGCCGCTACCCGACCGAGGACGAGGGCCTGGCCGTGCTGTGGAGCAGCTCGACGGTCGACCCGGAGCTCGAGGACCAGTGGTCCGAGTCGGTCAGCGAGTCGATGCCCAACGACCCCTGGGGTAATCCGTGGGAGTACAACCCCGAGGGCCTCAGGCGCGAGGGCTACTACGACCTCTCGAGCAACGGGCCCGACGGCGAGCCCGAGACCGAGGACGACATCTACGCGTGGGCCGAGGACGAGGACGGCATGGGCTCCAGCGAGGGCCTGGCCCCGCCGCCGGCGGGCTGA
- a CDS encoding prepilin-type N-terminal cleavage/methylation domain-containing protein, translated as MRRRGFTLIEVLVALGLLVVISSLALPVALTNTDGARARTAERILTLAPAVARAEAQRSGVPVALVLAPSEDDQSLSLLVVREPEPGAESAADQRADPSDVSTWPRVDEDRVLPEGTRLWQGQMQRLEAFEERARAQAEAEPAEGSPLELAFTDDEELAPPLGAMDEPAEPVVLAWYLSDGSAMAGEATVVRLADGRVVRVRVEPLVGRLVFTRAPELEERPERPDEPDEAPADASEPDGQDSPERPVRSATTASRFEAPQFERPQFDEFEFDRPEFESRDFDRRGFESRGFESRDFDSREFEQREFEQREFEQREFDDLQFDPLEFDDLGDGDESEESSDEAQAPEPPEQTNPEPPQPRPSQTG; from the coding sequence ATGCGCCGCCGAGGCTTCACGCTCATCGAGGTGCTCGTGGCCCTGGGGCTGCTGGTGGTGATCTCGTCGCTGGCGCTGCCCGTCGCGCTCACCAACACCGACGGGGCGCGCGCCCGCACGGCCGAGCGCATCCTGACGCTGGCGCCCGCCGTCGCGCGGGCCGAGGCCCAGCGGTCGGGCGTGCCCGTGGCGTTGGTGCTCGCACCGTCCGAGGATGACCAGTCGCTGAGTCTGCTCGTCGTGCGTGAGCCCGAGCCGGGCGCTGAGTCCGCCGCCGACCAGCGCGCCGACCCCAGCGACGTCTCGACCTGGCCGCGCGTCGACGAGGATCGGGTGCTTCCCGAGGGCACGCGCCTGTGGCAGGGCCAGATGCAGCGGCTCGAAGCGTTCGAGGAACGGGCCCGGGCCCAAGCCGAGGCCGAGCCCGCCGAGGGCTCGCCGCTCGAGCTGGCGTTCACCGACGACGAGGAACTCGCCCCGCCGCTGGGCGCGATGGACGAGCCCGCCGAACCGGTGGTGCTCGCGTGGTACCTGAGCGATGGATCGGCCATGGCGGGCGAGGCGACCGTCGTGCGCCTGGCAGACGGCCGCGTCGTGCGGGTGCGGGTCGAGCCGCTCGTCGGCCGGCTCGTGTTCACCCGCGCGCCGGAGCTGGAAGAGCGGCCCGAGCGACCGGATGAACCCGACGAAGCGCCCGCGGACGCTTCCGAGCCCGACGGGCAGGACTCGCCCGAGCGTCCCGTTCGAAGTGCGACGACGGCGTCGCGGTTCGAGGCGCCCCAATTCGAGCGTCCGCAGTTCGACGAGTTCGAGTTCGATCGCCCCGAGTTTGAGTCGCGCGACTTCGATCGGCGCGGGTTCGAGTCTCGGGGCTTCGAGTCCAGGGACTTCGATTCGCGGGAGTTCGAACAACGCGAGTTCGAACAACGCGAGTTCGAGCAGCGTGAATTCGACGACCTGCAGTTCGATCCGCTCGAATTCGACGACCTCGGCGACGGCGACGAATCCGAGGAATCGAGCGACGAGGCCCAGGCACCCGAGCCGCCCGAGCAGACCAATCCCGAGCCACCCCAGCCCAGACCGAGCCAGACCGGATAG
- a CDS encoding type II secretion system protein, with protein MSQALRCPRVRGFTMLEVMIAIGILAVLSAALITFTFGLAGRRDRLVREGERSAMLARVLDRVERLAATASHHARHGEDFFELRGRGIWPAAGRSGVPAGASDVTGRLSFSEDAEEITWRETSGSESVELVVTDVEAVYVDHFEELVTASGSRPPLRLCIWLAPVDRQRQVDPEEELDERFAPERSLFDEPELPERPADVVFVVGDPLGKSLGGTQPSPPDDPMGMAP; from the coding sequence ATGAGCCAGGCCTTGCGCTGCCCACGCGTCCGCGGGTTCACCATGCTCGAGGTCATGATCGCGATCGGGATCCTGGCGGTCCTGAGCGCGGCCCTGATCACGTTTACGTTCGGTCTTGCTGGTCGGCGGGATCGGCTCGTGCGCGAGGGCGAGCGAAGCGCCATGCTCGCGCGCGTGCTCGACCGCGTCGAGCGATTGGCGGCGACCGCGTCCCATCATGCGCGCCATGGCGAGGACTTCTTCGAGCTGCGTGGTCGCGGCATCTGGCCGGCGGCCGGCCGGTCGGGCGTGCCCGCCGGAGCATCGGACGTCACCGGTCGGCTGTCCTTCTCGGAAGACGCCGAAGAAATCACCTGGCGCGAGACGAGCGGGAGCGAGTCGGTCGAGCTGGTCGTGACCGACGTCGAAGCCGTCTACGTCGATCACTTCGAAGAACTGGTGACCGCCTCGGGCAGCCGCCCGCCGCTGCGGCTATGCATCTGGCTCGCGCCGGTCGACCGCCAACGCCAGGTGGACCCGGAAGAGGAACTGGACGAACGATTCGCGCCCGAACGATCGCTGTTCGACGAGCCCGAACTGCCCGAGCGACCGGCCGACGTCGTGTTCGTCGTGGGCGATCCGCTCGGCAAGTCGCTGGGCGGAACACAGCCGAGCCCCCCGGACGACCCGATGGGGATGGCGCCATGA
- a CDS encoding type II secretion system protein GspK, which translates to MTRTRHERGVAVLVVLVVLAIGALAGTVALLAARSAGEATASTAGRLQSRLTMRSGMLAIEQAALDQRADVLAGGEFVVDDPIELFEEGNRTATFRLDAGITPDAVSLDALLDVNTCTASMLARLPGMDETLGAAVAAELPVRSLRELLDAEGVTVELVYGEYDEQGQLTSDTIPLASLLTVGSVDPAIAVGVGGASTLAERVDVSQPFDEAMGERLTASLDRQEGSGQLVAMLAQRDTPPSSLVDVARALRSQMTLATTGQVLDVVCIGSAPGRGRVDINRAPFEVLAALPGLDEETAQQIVDARRSLDPDELKDPLWPLREGLVDEDTMLEVLERVTTRSVRWVLRAEAGMAAVRERSVGIDSLEDARRARAGMSSADEDRLRNRVAMDLLVDFSGPRPVVVPLGEVSIAGELAAVARVLALADGPTDELPEPERDGREVRP; encoded by the coding sequence ATGACCCGCACGAGGCACGAGCGCGGGGTCGCGGTGCTGGTGGTGCTGGTGGTGCTGGCCATCGGCGCCCTGGCGGGTACGGTCGCGCTGCTGGCCGCCCGCAGCGCGGGCGAGGCGACGGCGTCGACCGCCGGCCGGCTGCAGTCGCGCCTGACCATGCGGTCGGGCATGCTGGCGATCGAGCAGGCCGCGCTCGACCAGCGGGCCGACGTACTCGCCGGCGGCGAATTCGTCGTCGACGACCCGATCGAGCTGTTCGAGGAGGGCAACCGCACCGCGACCTTCCGCCTCGACGCCGGCATTACGCCCGACGCCGTCTCGCTCGACGCCCTGCTCGACGTCAACACGTGCACCGCGTCGATGCTGGCAAGGCTGCCCGGCATGGACGAGACGCTCGGCGCGGCGGTGGCCGCAGAATTGCCCGTGCGGTCGCTCCGCGAGCTGCTCGACGCCGAGGGCGTGACCGTCGAGCTCGTGTACGGCGAGTACGACGAGCAGGGGCAGTTGACCTCCGACACGATCCCGCTGGCCAGCCTGCTGACGGTGGGATCGGTCGATCCGGCGATCGCCGTCGGCGTGGGCGGTGCGTCGACCCTGGCCGAGCGAGTCGACGTGTCCCAGCCGTTCGACGAGGCCATGGGCGAGCGGCTGACCGCGTCGCTCGACCGGCAGGAGGGCTCGGGCCAGCTCGTCGCGATGCTGGCTCAGCGGGATACGCCGCCCTCGTCACTTGTGGACGTCGCAAGGGCGCTTCGCAGCCAGATGACCCTGGCGACGACGGGGCAGGTGCTCGACGTCGTCTGCATCGGGAGCGCCCCGGGCCGGGGACGGGTCGACATCAACCGAGCGCCGTTCGAGGTGCTCGCGGCGCTGCCGGGCCTCGACGAAGAAACCGCCCAGCAGATCGTCGACGCGCGGCGGAGCCTTGATCCCGACGAGTTGAAGGATCCCCTGTGGCCGCTGCGCGAGGGGCTGGTCGATGAGGACACCATGCTGGAAGTCCTCGAGCGGGTCACGACCAGGAGCGTGCGCTGGGTGTTGCGTGCCGAGGCGGGCATGGCGGCCGTGCGCGAGCGTTCCGTGGGCATCGACTCGCTCGAAGACGCCCGGCGTGCGCGGGCGGGCATGTCGTCGGCCGACGAGGACCGCCTGCGCAACCGCGTGGCGATGGACCTGCTGGTCGACTTCTCCGGCCCTCGGCCCGTGGTCGTTCCGCTGGGCGAGGTGAGCATCGCCGGCGAGCTGGCGGCCGTCGCCCGCGTGCTGGCCCTGGCCGATGGCCCGACGGACGAGCTGCCCGAGCCCGAGCGTGACGGCCGGGAGGTGCGCCCGTGA